A single region of the Ptychodera flava strain L36383 chromosome 9, AS_Pfla_20210202, whole genome shotgun sequence genome encodes:
- the LOC139140734 gene encoding growth/differentiation factor 8-like, translating to MKVAVLMACFFIALSVVSSEGINIEELSPPTKDRTLRPTESPEDEKTPTTTEVSSDKPNEMSCKNCDPDEARKQHLLYIKFQIMDRLGMKHPPQVNGSNVASLEVVQHLLESELHDDFEFTNFDGQQHDDGEMDSEDSDDEYYVNAKRIIVFAKKLPYHTKPQRPHTSESFFFKFSQKVLQNDIAAARLWVYVKPRIVLQDTSTAVKVFRIQSRDRSNAKRVLIEACKINVISNSGGWQSFNLTSVVQDWFAAMWTNWGIEVEAVDHNGDSIMIRRLQETNSKKPFLEMRTQQRRRRKRSVQGRECPADRESITACCRHPLTVNFRELEMDWIIAPESYQAFYCTGGCRRLVASPPFTIHEFGIEHCCGPSKMSNLTLLYFIDKDTISFSKIPKMVIDRCSCV from the exons ATGAAGGTTGCTGTTTTGATGGCTTGTTTCTTTATCGCGCTGTCTGTAGTTTCCTCCGAGGGAATCAACATTGAGGAACTGTCGCCGCCAACTAAAGACAGAACTTTGCGACCGACTGAGTCACCTGAAGATGAGAAGACCCCGACGACTACGGAAGTGTCGTCAGACAAACCCAACGAAATGAGTTGTAAAAACTGTGATCCCGACGAAGCAAGAAAACAACACCTTTTGTACATAAAGTTTCAAATCATGGACAGGCTAGGTATGAAACACCCTCCACAAGTCAACGGTAGCAACGTAGCTAGCCTTGAAGTTGTACAGCATCTACTTGAGAGCGAGCTGCATGACGACTTTGAATTCACCAACTTCGATGGTCAGCAACATGACGACGGGGAGATGGACAGCGAAGACTCGGATGACGAATACTACGTCAACGCGAAACGAATCATCGTTTTCGCTAAGAAAC TGCCGTACCACACGAAGCCTCAACGTCCCCATACCTCGGAGAGTTTTTTCTTCAAGTTCTCCCAGAAAGTGCTGCAAAATGACATCGCGGCAGCCCGGCTTTGGGTGTACGTGAAACCCCGCATCGTCTTGCAAGACACCAGCACTGCCGTCAAAGTCTTCCGTATCCAGTCACGTGACCGGAGTAATGCCAAGAGGGTGCTGATCGAGGCTTGCAAGATCAACGTTATCTCGAACTCGGGTGGCTGGCAGAGTTTTAACCTGACGTCTGTCGTGCAAGATTGGTTTGCCGCAATGTGGACAAACTGGGGCATCGAAGTCGAAGCTGTTGATCACAACGGGGATTCAATTATGATTCGAAGGTTGCAAGAGACCAACTCCAAG AAACCATTCTTGGAAATGCGGACGCAACAGCGCAGAAGACGAAAACGTTCTGTGCAGGGTCGTGAGTGCCCAGCTGACAGGGAGTCCATCACCGCGTGCTGTCGCCATCCGTTAACTGTGAACTTCAGAGAATTGGAAATGGACTGGATTATCGCCCCTGAAAGTTACCAAGCATTTTACTGCACGGGTGGATGTCGACGGCTGGTAGCTAGCCCACCTTTCACAATCCATGAGTTTGGCATAGAACACTGTTGCGGTCCCAGTAAAATGTCAAACTTAACCctattatattttattgataAGGATACCATCTCTTTCAGTAAAATACCGAAAATGGTCATTGATCGATGTAGCTGTGTCTAA